The Armatimonadota bacterium genome has a segment encoding these proteins:
- a CDS encoding ABC transporter ATP-binding protein: MARVFLDRVTKRFGNVVALSHVTLEIPDRQFTVLVGPSGCGKTTALRLIAGLEDPTEGDIYIGDRRVNDVPPKDRDIAMVFQNYALYPHMTVYENMAFSLRLRRYPPREIDRRVREAAHMLGIEHLLDRKPKQLSGGQRQRVALGRAIVREPQVFLMDEPLSNLDAALRVQTRAELKKLHARLQTTTVYVTHDQVEAMTMGDRIVVLREGVVQQVDTPLNLYQKPANMFVAGFIGSPSMNFIPGRLARQDSVFVFDAGSWRVPIPQTLTPYVEPWGGKEVILGIRPEHIEDAALRNGALPPHFAALRAKVEVHEPLGSDVILYLEAGGHSLVARVDANSSARMGDEVTVALDMSRLHLFDPINHQAIV; encoded by the coding sequence ATGGCACGGGTGTTCCTCGATCGGGTGACGAAACGATTCGGAAACGTGGTGGCCCTGAGTCACGTCACCCTGGAGATTCCGGACCGGCAGTTCACGGTGCTGGTGGGGCCCAGCGGGTGCGGGAAGACCACGGCCCTGCGGCTCATCGCGGGGCTGGAGGACCCCACGGAGGGCGACATCTACATCGGCGACCGCCGGGTGAACGACGTTCCACCCAAGGACCGGGACATCGCTATGGTCTTCCAGAACTACGCCCTCTACCCCCACATGACCGTGTACGAGAACATGGCGTTTAGCCTGCGGCTGCGCCGCTACCCGCCGCGGGAGATCGACCGGCGGGTGCGGGAAGCTGCCCACATGCTGGGGATCGAGCACCTCCTGGACCGCAAGCCCAAGCAGCTGTCGGGCGGGCAGCGGCAGCGGGTGGCCCTGGGGAGGGCCATCGTGCGGGAGCCTCAGGTGTTCTTAATGGACGAACCCCTCAGCAACCTCGATGCGGCCCTGCGGGTGCAGACCCGGGCGGAGCTGAAGAAGCTCCATGCGCGGCTGCAGACCACCACGGTCTATGTGACCCACGACCAGGTGGAGGCCATGACCATGGGGGACCGGATCGTGGTGCTGCGGGAAGGGGTGGTGCAGCAGGTGGACACCCCGCTGAACCTGTACCAAAAGCCCGCAAACATGTTCGTGGCGGGATTCATCGGGAGCCCCTCCATGAACTTCATCCCGGGCCGGTTGGCCCGCCAGGATTCGGTCTTCGTCTTTGACGCGGGCAGCTGGCGGGTACCGATCCCACAGACCCTCACCCCCTACGTGGAGCCGTGGGGCGGAAAGGAGGTCATTTTGGGGATCCGGCCGGAGCACATCGAGGACGCGGCACTGCGCAACGGAGCCCTGCCGCCGCACTTCGCAGCTCTGCGGGCAAAGGTGGAGGTGCATGAGCCCCTGGGCTCAGACGTGATCCTCTACCTGGAGGCGGGCGGGCATTCCCTGGTGGCCCGGGTAGATGCGAACAGCTCCGCACGAATGGGAGATGAGGTGACCGTGGCTCTCGACATGAGCCGGCTCCACCTGTTTGACCCAATCAACCACCAAGCCATCGTGTAG
- the pdhA gene encoding pyruvate dehydrogenase (acetyl-transferring) E1 component subunit alpha, producing the protein MERVEERVALERMLDWYRRMVFVRRFEEQTERSFRRGRIGGYLHVYIGQEAVATGFLDAIREDDIFFASYRDHAHALLRGTDPRAVMAELYGKVTGVAKGKGGSMHLVDVPRGFYGGYGIVGGHLPLAVGAAYALRYQGTDRVCLCFFGDGAMNSGAFHEAANLAGLWGKEGMCPVVFVVENNQYGMGTSVDRASAVPDLARRFDAYAIPNERCDGMDVVVVYEVARRVVEEVRRTGRPYAVEAVTYRFSGHGAADLFQSYRTKEEVERWRQRDPLLLLERRLRERGALDDAMKAEIYAWAEELVEDAVAFAEQSPEPPPEELYTDVYGADP; encoded by the coding sequence ATGGAGCGGGTCGAGGAACGGGTGGCTCTGGAGCGGATGCTGGACTGGTACCGCCGGATGGTGTTCGTACGGCGGTTCGAGGAGCAGACGGAACGCAGCTTCCGGCGGGGGAGGATCGGTGGCTACCTTCATGTGTACATCGGTCAGGAGGCGGTGGCCACGGGGTTTCTGGACGCCATCCGGGAGGACGACATCTTCTTCGCCAGCTACCGAGACCACGCCCATGCCCTCCTGCGGGGAACGGACCCCCGGGCCGTGATGGCGGAGCTCTACGGCAAGGTCACGGGGGTGGCGAAGGGGAAGGGCGGCTCCATGCATCTCGTGGACGTCCCGCGGGGCTTCTACGGCGGCTACGGGATCGTAGGAGGCCACCTGCCGCTTGCGGTGGGCGCCGCCTATGCCCTCCGCTACCAGGGGACGGACCGGGTCTGCCTGTGCTTTTTCGGGGATGGGGCCATGAACTCCGGCGCCTTCCATGAGGCCGCGAACCTAGCGGGACTGTGGGGCAAGGAAGGGATGTGTCCCGTGGTCTTCGTGGTCGAGAACAACCAGTACGGCATGGGCACCTCCGTGGATCGAGCCTCCGCGGTGCCGGACCTCGCCCGGCGTTTCGACGCCTACGCCATCCCCAACGAACGGTGCGACGGCATGGACGTGGTGGTGGTGTACGAGGTGGCCCGACGGGTGGTGGAGGAGGTACGGCGCACCGGACGCCCGTACGCGGTGGAGGCTGTGACCTACCGGTTCAGCGGTCACGGGGCCGCGGATCTTTTCCAGAGCTACCGCACCAAGGAGGAGGTGGAGCGCTGGCGGCAGCGGGATCCCCTCCTCCTGCTGGAGCGACGGCTGCGGGAACGCGGCGCCCTGGACGACGCCATGAAGGCGGAGATCTACGCGTGGGCGGAGGAGCTGGTGGAGGACGCCGTGGCCTTTGCGGAGCAAAGCCCGGAACCTCCGCCGGAGGAGTTGTACACCGACGTGTACGGAGCGGACCCGTGA
- a CDS encoding SPFH/Band 7/PHB domain protein, with protein sequence MTAVGVYGTAILLVAIWLLWSSVKIVREYQRLVVFRLGRSIGRRGPGVVFLIPFVDRAMWVDLREAFLEIPSQTCITKDNAPINIDFLIYWKVVDPESSVIQVQDFAGAARGIATTTLRAVIGDILLDDVLARREQINQVLRAKLDEVTERWGVKVTAVEIREILPPREVQEAMTRQMSAERNRRAVVTEADGKREAAIKVAEGEKQAAILRAEGDRQAAILRAEGFALALDKIFSVARNVDANTMALQYLETLKALGASPATKFVFPLEFTRLVAPFADLARGSDASRQG encoded by the coding sequence ATGACCGCCGTGGGCGTGTACGGGACTGCGATCCTCCTCGTGGCCATCTGGCTGCTGTGGAGCTCCGTAAAGATCGTGCGGGAGTACCAGCGGCTGGTGGTGTTCCGGCTGGGCCGGAGCATCGGCCGCCGGGGCCCGGGAGTGGTGTTCCTCATTCCCTTCGTGGACCGGGCTATGTGGGTGGATCTCCGGGAGGCATTCCTGGAGATCCCCTCCCAGACCTGCATCACCAAGGACAACGCGCCCATTAACATCGACTTCCTCATCTACTGGAAGGTGGTGGATCCGGAATCCTCCGTGATCCAGGTACAGGACTTCGCGGGTGCCGCCCGAGGCATCGCCACCACCACCCTGCGGGCCGTGATCGGGGACATCCTCCTGGACGATGTGCTGGCCCGGCGGGAGCAGATTAACCAGGTGCTGCGGGCCAAGCTGGATGAGGTAACCGAGCGGTGGGGGGTGAAGGTGACCGCGGTGGAGATCCGGGAGATCCTCCCGCCCCGGGAGGTCCAGGAGGCCATGACCCGCCAGATGAGCGCGGAGCGGAACCGCCGGGCCGTGGTTACGGAGGCGGACGGCAAGCGGGAGGCGGCCATCAAGGTGGCGGAGGGCGAAAAGCAGGCGGCCATCCTGCGGGCGGAGGGCGATCGGCAGGCAGCTATCCTGCGGGCGGAGGGATTCGCGCTCGCGTTGGACAAGATCTTCAGTGTGGCTCGCAACGTGGATGCCAACACCATGGCCCTCCAGTACCTGGAGACCCTAAAGGCCCTGGGCGCTAGTCCCGCTACCAAGTTCGTCTTTCCGCTGGAGTTCACGCGTCTGGTGGCGCCCTTTGCAGACCTAGCTCGAGGATCTGACGCTAGCCGGCAGGGATGA
- a CDS encoding zf-TFIIB domain-containing protein yields MLCPVCQVELRIAERSGIEIDYCPKCRGVWLDRGELDKIIERSLGTSEISRYGEGPYPERYSEIHKHRRKRKSFLSELFDFD; encoded by the coding sequence ATGTTGTGTCCAGTCTGCCAAGTGGAGCTACGGATCGCGGAGCGCAGCGGCATTGAGATCGACTACTGCCCCAAGTGTCGGGGCGTGTGGTTAGACCGAGGTGAACTCGACAAGATCATCGAACGATCTCTGGGGACGTCTGAAATCTCCAGATACGGGGAAGGTCCGTATCCGGAACGATACTCGGAGATACACAAGCATCGGAGGAAGCGTAAGTCATTCCTGAGCGAGTTGTTTGACTTCGACTGA
- the accC gene encoding acetyl-CoA carboxylase biotin carboxylase subunit, translated as MFRKILVANRGEIAVRIIRTCREMGIRTVAVYSEADRDCLHVRLADEAFCIGPPPAAESYLNIPNILSTAEVTGAEAIHPGYGFLAENPHFAEICRDAGIAFIGPSPEAMEAMGNKARAREIAQKAGIPVVPGSQGPIRTLEEAFAVADRIGYPLLIKASAGGGGRGMRVVHSREELGRAMALAQREAETAFGSGEVYLEKYLEEPRHIEVQILADTRGNVVHLGERECSIQRRHQKLLEEAPAPGLSPRLRSNLHRAAVRLAQAIRYTSAGTVEFLVDREENFYFMEMNTRIQVEHPVTEMITGLDLVREQIRIAGGERLSFSQRDVEFRGHAMECRINAEDPAHDFRPSPGPVRGLVLPGGPGIRVDTHVYAGYTIPPYYDSLVAKVIAWGRDRTETIARMDRALREFEIVGIRTTIPFHRLLLENAFFRRGEVYTNFVQRRMDLSALSR; from the coding sequence GTGTTCCGGAAGATCCTCGTGGCGAACCGGGGGGAGATCGCGGTGCGCATCATCCGAACGTGCCGGGAGATGGGGATCCGCACCGTGGCCGTTTACTCCGAGGCGGACCGGGATTGTCTCCACGTGCGGCTCGCGGACGAGGCCTTCTGCATCGGTCCACCGCCCGCGGCGGAGAGCTACTTGAACATCCCCAACATCCTCAGCACCGCGGAGGTCACGGGCGCGGAGGCCATCCACCCCGGATACGGGTTTCTGGCGGAGAACCCCCACTTCGCGGAGATCTGCCGGGACGCCGGAATCGCCTTCATCGGCCCCAGCCCGGAGGCCATGGAGGCCATGGGGAACAAGGCCCGGGCCCGGGAGATCGCGCAGAAGGCGGGAATTCCCGTGGTTCCCGGAAGCCAGGGTCCCATCCGTACCCTGGAGGAGGCCTTCGCGGTGGCGGACCGCATCGGATACCCCCTCCTCATCAAGGCCTCCGCGGGTGGGGGAGGACGCGGCATGCGGGTGGTGCACTCCCGGGAGGAGCTGGGGCGGGCCATGGCCCTGGCCCAGAGAGAGGCGGAGACGGCTTTCGGCTCCGGGGAAGTGTACCTTGAGAAGTACCTGGAGGAGCCCCGACACATCGAGGTACAGATCCTGGCGGACACCCGGGGCAACGTGGTGCACCTGGGGGAGCGGGAGTGCAGCATCCAGCGCCGGCACCAGAAACTGCTGGAGGAAGCCCCGGCCCCGGGCCTCTCCCCGCGCCTGCGCAGCAACCTCCATCGAGCCGCGGTGCGCCTCGCGCAGGCGATCCGCTACACCAGTGCGGGAACCGTGGAGTTCCTGGTGGACCGGGAGGAGAACTTCTACTTCATGGAGATGAACACCCGCATCCAGGTGGAGCATCCCGTCACAGAGATGATCACGGGCCTGGATCTGGTACGGGAACAGATCCGGATCGCCGGGGGGGAACGGCTGAGCTTCTCCCAGCGGGACGTGGAGTTCCGGGGGCACGCCATGGAGTGCCGCATCAACGCAGAGGATCCGGCCCACGATTTCCGCCCGAGTCCCGGTCCCGTGCGCGGGCTCGTCCTTCCCGGAGGTCCCGGCATCCGGGTGGACACCCACGTCTATGCGGGCTACACCATTCCGCCGTATTATGATTCCCTGGTGGCAAAGGTGATCGCGTGGGGACGGGACCGGACGGAGACCATCGCCCGAATGGATCGGGCCCTGCGGGAGTTCGAGATCGTGGGCATTCGGACCACCATCCCCTTCCACCGGCTCCTCCTAGAGAACGCCTTCTTCCGCCGGGGCGAGGTGTACACGAACTTCGTCCAGCGTCGGATGGATCTCAGCGCTCTCTCCCGGTAA
- a CDS encoding alpha-ketoacid dehydrogenase subunit beta — MTEMTYREAIRSTLIEEMDRDPAVLVLGEDIGVYGGTFRITEGLLSRYGPRRVMDTPISELGFIGAAIGMAMLGLRPVVEVMTWNFSLPAADQILQNAAKVRYFSGGQLRAPVVIRGPNGAGVQLSAQHSQSFESFYGHFPGLKVVTPATPADAKGLLRAAIRGEDPVIFLEHAALYGIRGEVPEGDYTVPFGKASVVRPGHHVTVVSYSRMLHLALSAAERLSREGIECEVIDLRSLRPLDMDTVAASVRKTHRAVVVQEQWRLYGAAAEISAQIYERCFDDLDAPVERVTGEDVPAPYARNLELLTFPDEQKIMEAVRQVTV; from the coding sequence GTGACGGAGATGACCTACCGGGAGGCCATCCGGTCCACCCTCATCGAGGAGATGGATCGCGATCCCGCGGTGCTGGTGCTGGGGGAGGATATCGGGGTCTACGGGGGCACCTTCCGGATCACGGAGGGCCTTTTGAGCCGGTACGGCCCCCGCCGGGTGATGGACACGCCCATCAGCGAACTGGGATTCATCGGGGCCGCCATTGGCATGGCCATGCTGGGCCTGCGACCCGTGGTGGAGGTGATGACCTGGAACTTCAGCCTCCCCGCCGCAGACCAGATCCTCCAGAACGCGGCGAAGGTCCGGTACTTCTCCGGTGGACAGCTACGGGCGCCGGTGGTGATCCGGGGGCCCAACGGGGCTGGGGTGCAGCTTTCGGCCCAGCACTCCCAGTCCTTCGAGTCCTTCTACGGCCACTTCCCGGGGCTGAAGGTGGTGACCCCGGCCACGCCCGCGGATGCCAAGGGCCTGCTACGGGCTGCCATCCGGGGAGAGGATCCGGTGATCTTCCTGGAGCACGCGGCCCTCTACGGCATCCGGGGGGAAGTCCCCGAGGGGGACTACACGGTGCCCTTCGGGAAGGCCTCGGTGGTGCGGCCCGGGCACCACGTGACCGTGGTGAGCTACAGCCGCATGCTGCACCTGGCGCTCTCGGCCGCCGAACGGCTAAGCCGGGAGGGAATCGAGTGCGAGGTGATTGACCTCCGTTCCCTCCGACCCCTGGACATGGACACCGTGGCGGCCTCCGTACGCAAAACCCACCGAGCGGTTGTGGTGCAGGAACAATGGCGGCTCTATGGGGCCGCGGCAGAGATCTCCGCGCAGATCTACGAGCGGTGCTTCGACGACCTGGATGCCCCCGTAGAGCGGGTCACGGGCGAGGACGTCCCCGCACCGTACGCCCGAAACCTGGAGCTTTTGACGTTCCCCGACGAGCAGAAGATCATGGAAGCGGTGCGGCAGGTCACCGTCTGA
- a CDS encoding O-acetyl-ADP-ribose deacetylase — protein MEIVVGGTRVELVQGDITQQTVDAIVNAANPTLMGGGGVDGAIHRAGGPAILEECRRIAQSLPGHRLPPGEAVITTGGNLPARFVIHTVGPVWQGGGAGEDETLARAYRNSLQLALDRGLRAVAFPSISTGAYGFPIERAARVALRTILAFLEQNPGRFDLVRMVLWSERDLGVYERTLQELKPTPPGGGGGAPAGA, from the coding sequence ATGGAGATCGTGGTGGGCGGAACCCGGGTGGAACTGGTGCAGGGCGATATCACCCAGCAGACGGTGGACGCCATCGTGAACGCGGCCAACCCCACCCTCATGGGTGGGGGCGGGGTGGACGGCGCCATCCACCGGGCGGGCGGTCCCGCCATCTTGGAGGAGTGCAGGCGCATTGCACAGAGCCTTCCCGGCCACCGCCTCCCGCCGGGGGAGGCGGTGATCACCACGGGCGGGAACCTCCCCGCCAGGTTCGTGATCCACACGGTGGGACCCGTGTGGCAGGGTGGGGGGGCCGGGGAGGACGAGACCCTCGCCCGGGCGTACCGCAACAGCCTACAGCTGGCACTGGATCGGGGCCTGCGCGCCGTGGCCTTCCCCTCCATCAGCACAGGGGCGTATGGGTTCCCCATCGAGCGGGCGGCCCGGGTGGCCCTGCGCACCATCCTGGCGTTCCTGGAGCAAAACCCAGGGAGGTTTGATCTGGTACGCATGGTCCTGTGGAGCGAGAGGGACCTGGGGGTATACGAGCGGACCCTTCAGGAGCTGAAGCCTACTCCGCCAGGAGGAGGAGGGGGTGCTCCAGCAGGTGCTTGA
- a CDS encoding bifunctional phosphoglucose/phosphomannose isomerase, whose protein sequence is MVRGLLDDPDRCRALDPRGMLRLVLRLGETLQEGYWLGREAPLGPPPDVAQVLVLGMGGSGIGGDLLRGLLYERADIPVVVVKDYTLPRWVGPKTVAFACSYSGSTEETLAAYEAAGKAGAVRVAITSGGVLYEWARSEGVPVIRIPSGYPPRAALGYLFAPMLAVLERWGVLPPQEAAVAEAASVLAGLAGEWGPDRPEAENPAKRLARALAGHVPVVYALRGFTEPAALRWKTQLNENSKMFAATHVFPELNHNETVGWALAGQPEGMLEVVVLRDREDPPRLVQRLEITREIAFHKASGYHEVWSRGEDPLSRLASLVLFGDLVSVYLAYLNDVDPYPVVVIDELKRRLEGGPR, encoded by the coding sequence ATGGTGCGGGGACTGCTGGACGACCCCGATCGGTGCCGGGCCCTCGACCCACGAGGGATGCTGAGGCTCGTGCTGCGCTTGGGCGAGACCCTACAGGAAGGCTACTGGCTGGGACGGGAAGCACCGCTTGGGCCTCCTCCGGATGTGGCGCAGGTGTTGGTGCTGGGGATGGGAGGCTCCGGCATCGGTGGGGACCTGCTGCGGGGATTGCTGTACGAGCGGGCGGATATCCCGGTGGTGGTGGTAAAGGATTACACCCTTCCCCGCTGGGTGGGTCCGAAGACCGTGGCGTTCGCCTGTTCGTACTCCGGGAGCACGGAGGAGACGCTGGCCGCCTACGAGGCCGCGGGCAAAGCAGGGGCGGTGCGGGTGGCCATCACCTCCGGAGGCGTGTTGTACGAGTGGGCGCGGTCGGAGGGTGTTCCCGTGATACGGATCCCCTCCGGGTACCCGCCCCGGGCGGCCCTCGGATATCTCTTCGCCCCCATGTTGGCGGTTCTGGAGCGGTGGGGAGTGCTTCCCCCGCAGGAAGCGGCGGTGGCGGAGGCCGCTTCGGTGCTCGCCGGACTCGCGGGGGAGTGGGGGCCGGACCGCCCGGAGGCGGAGAACCCCGCAAAGCGGCTGGCCAGGGCCCTGGCAGGACACGTCCCCGTGGTCTATGCCCTCCGTGGCTTCACGGAGCCAGCGGCCCTGCGATGGAAGACCCAGCTCAACGAGAACAGCAAGATGTTCGCGGCCACCCACGTCTTCCCGGAACTCAACCACAACGAGACGGTGGGATGGGCGCTTGCGGGGCAACCGGAGGGGATGCTGGAGGTGGTGGTGCTGCGGGATCGGGAGGACCCGCCGCGCTTGGTGCAGCGGCTGGAGATCACCCGGGAGATTGCCTTCCACAAGGCCAGCGGCTACCATGAGGTGTGGAGCCGGGGAGAAGACCCCCTGAGCCGTCTTGCCTCGCTCGTGCTGTTCGGTGACCTCGTCAGTGTTTACCTCGCATACCTGAACGACGTGGATCCGTATCCCGTGGTGGTCATCGATGAGCTGAAGCGGCGGCTGGAGGGGGGGCCTCGATAG
- a CDS encoding ROK family protein, translated as MEEWIWTVDLGATNLRVGLVDSTGELVATLRVRTPQEGPKAVVEAIARLVEELRPRTREMPRRMGVGVPGPLSVTEGIVHAPPNLPGWQEVPLRALLEERLGLAVTLENDANAAAVGEWWRGAARGARHVLYITWSTGIGGGLIVDGRIYRGASDTAGEIGHVTVDPLGPLCPCGRRGHLEGIAGGRAIARAAREALARGEPSGLAAVEEITAREVAEAARGGDPLARRVLERASWMMGLAVGSMLNLLNPEVVVIGGGVARSWDLVEGPLVRAAREAAFEAPFRAARILAAALGEGAGLLGAAYVALQKAE; from the coding sequence GTGGAGGAGTGGATCTGGACGGTGGATCTGGGGGCCACAAACCTCCGGGTGGGTCTCGTGGACTCCACGGGGGAGCTGGTGGCCACCCTGCGGGTGCGCACGCCCCAGGAAGGTCCGAAGGCCGTGGTGGAGGCCATCGCGCGGCTTGTGGAGGAGCTCCGCCCCCGGACGCGGGAGATGCCGCGACGCATGGGGGTGGGAGTTCCGGGGCCCCTGAGCGTGACGGAAGGGATCGTGCACGCCCCGCCCAACCTCCCGGGCTGGCAGGAGGTTCCCCTGCGAGCCCTTCTGGAGGAGCGGCTGGGGCTTGCGGTGACCCTCGAGAACGACGCGAACGCCGCGGCGGTGGGGGAGTGGTGGCGGGGGGCAGCCCGGGGAGCCCGGCACGTGTTGTACATCACGTGGAGCACGGGGATCGGCGGGGGACTGATCGTAGACGGCCGCATCTATCGGGGTGCCTCGGACACCGCGGGCGAGATCGGACACGTCACCGTGGATCCCCTGGGCCCCCTCTGCCCCTGTGGCCGGCGGGGGCATCTGGAGGGGATCGCGGGAGGACGGGCCATCGCCCGCGCGGCGCGGGAAGCCCTCGCCCGGGGAGAGCCCAGCGGACTGGCAGCGGTGGAGGAGATCACCGCGCGGGAGGTCGCGGAGGCGGCGCGGGGAGGGGATCCGCTGGCGCGGCGGGTGCTGGAACGGGCCAGTTGGATGATGGGGCTCGCGGTGGGGAGCATGCTGAACCTCCTGAATCCGGAGGTGGTGGTCATTGGTGGCGGGGTGGCGCGATCCTGGGACCTAGTGGAGGGTCCCCTCGTGCGGGCGGCGCGGGAAGCAGCGTTCGAGGCACCCTTCCGGGCTGCCCGCATCCTGGCCGCGGCCCTGGGGGAAGGTGCGGGCCTGCTCGGCGCCGCGTACGTGGCACTTCAGAAGGCGGAGTGA
- a CDS encoding 2-oxo acid dehydrogenase subunit E2 encodes MAEVIMPKMGDAMVTGKILAWRKRHGERVEKGEPLLEIETDKVNVEVEAESSGVLHILAREGEVVPVGQVIAYINGTETVAPPQPPTEARPPAPEAKAVEAAEAERVKASPLARRLAAQYGIDLTKVRGTGPGGRIVERDIQTYLAQLRPPQAPPSPTAPPGAEYEDLELPRMRQAIARTVVLSKQTIPHFYVTAEADLSRALELRRQLEEALGEDGRVTVNDLVLKATVLALRRHPELRSQILDDRTLRRFSSVHLGILVATPDGLVNPVLRDADGLTLLQLAREARRLIEGARGGRLRQEEYTGAVFSVSNLGMYDVVNFAAIIPPHQAGILAVGRAQERPVVREGRVEVRPVVSLTVSVDHRITDGVGAAEFLMDLKHLLEHPLLLLAE; translated from the coding sequence ATGGCGGAAGTCATCATGCCGAAGATGGGCGACGCCATGGTCACGGGGAAGATCCTGGCCTGGCGCAAGAGGCACGGCGAACGGGTGGAGAAGGGGGAGCCGCTGCTGGAGATCGAGACGGACAAGGTGAACGTGGAGGTGGAGGCGGAAAGCAGCGGGGTGCTTCACATCCTGGCCCGGGAAGGGGAGGTGGTCCCCGTGGGCCAGGTGATCGCCTACATCAACGGAACTGAGACCGTAGCGCCCCCACAGCCGCCCACGGAGGCACGGCCTCCCGCTCCCGAGGCGAAGGCCGTGGAAGCCGCGGAGGCGGAACGGGTGAAGGCTTCCCCTCTTGCCCGGAGGCTCGCGGCCCAATATGGCATCGACCTCACGAAGGTCCGCGGAACGGGCCCCGGTGGACGTATCGTGGAGCGGGACATCCAGACCTACCTGGCCCAGCTCCGGCCCCCACAGGCTCCCCCAAGTCCCACGGCTCCACCCGGGGCGGAGTACGAGGATCTGGAGTTGCCGCGGATGCGGCAGGCGATTGCCCGCACCGTGGTTCTCAGCAAGCAGACCATTCCCCACTTCTACGTGACCGCGGAGGCGGACCTCTCCCGGGCCTTGGAGCTGCGCCGACAGCTGGAGGAGGCCCTGGGAGAGGACGGCCGGGTCACCGTGAACGACCTGGTCCTCAAGGCCACGGTCCTCGCCCTGCGCAGGCATCCGGAACTCCGGAGCCAGATCCTGGACGACCGCACCCTCCGACGGTTCTCCAGCGTCCACCTGGGCATTCTCGTGGCGACACCGGACGGACTCGTAAACCCCGTGCTGCGGGACGCGGATGGGCTGACTCTCCTGCAGCTGGCCCGGGAGGCCCGACGGCTCATCGAAGGAGCCCGGGGCGGGCGTCTGCGGCAGGAGGAGTACACGGGCGCGGTGTTCTCCGTAAGTAACCTGGGCATGTACGACGTGGTCAACTTTGCGGCCATTATCCCCCCCCACCAGGCCGGGATCCTGGCGGTGGGGCGAGCCCAGGAGCGACCCGTGGTCCGTGAGGGGCGGGTGGAGGTGCGGCCCGTGGTCTCCTTAACCGTCTCCGTGGACCACCGGATCACGGACGGGGTCGGGGCCGCGGAGTTCCTGATGGACCTCAAGCACCTGCTGGAGCACCCCCTCCTCCTCCTGGCGGAGTAG